The region AGAGCCCGGCCTCTAGGCAGGCAAACTCGAAGCCGAATTCAGCGGATCACTTTGCCAATCACCTTCATCAACTCCAAGGGACTGAAGGGCTTGATCAAGTACTCATCCGCGCCGGCCTGCAGGCCCGCTTGGCGGTCGGCTTCCTGGCCGCGCGCGGTCAGCAAAATGACCTTGGTGCGCTTGAGCGCAGCGTCAGACTTGATGCGCTGGCAAACCTGCAAACCATTCAAACCGCCCGGCATCATCACGTCCAGCAAGATCAGGTCCGGGCGGAAACTGGCGGCCTTGCGCAGACCTTCATCGCCATTGGGCGCTTCCTGAATGTCGTAGTCGTCAAACTCAAGCGTTACGCGGATCAGCTCTCGAATCTCTTCCTGATCTTCGACGATGAGAATCTTCTTCACGATTTACACCCCATGGCAGTGATGACGCTCGCCCATGATGCCTGATCGCGGCGCAGTAGTGGGCAGAAAAGCACGCGAATTGCTGCCACTCGCTTGCACACGGCATGGCAAAGAACGTACAAACTAGGCGGATATTGTGTGCGGCCCCGCTTGCCGAGTTGCGCACCCACCGCCCGCGTCCTGAGGATGGTCACCCGCATGAACAACCCTGCTCTTCTGAACAGTAATCGGCGCCAGGATCTCACCATGCTGGTGGTGGTGGTGGTCAATGCCTTGTTGTGCCTGGGCCTGGGCTTTTACAACCAGGCCACGAGCTTGGCACTGCTGGTCAGCATCCCCTGCTTGATTGCCTGTGGCTTGGCTTATCACTTCTGGGGCGGCAGCCTCAATAGCCGTCTGCTGCTGGCCACCGTGCTGGTCATTCTGGTGGCGCTCCAATTGCAGATCACCAAAGGGTCAAGCTCCATCCATGCCAATGTCTACATCAGCCTTTGTCTGCTACTGCCTTATTGCGACTGGCGGGTGATTGCCTATATGGGCAGCCTGCTAGCCGCCCACCACCTGGGCACGCAAGCGCTGAGCACGGCCGACTACCCACTCTACGTCCATGCGACGGGCGAACGCTGGGGCCACTTTGCTGACCTGGGCTTTCTGCTTGTACTCTGCGCCTTCTTGATCAACGCCGCCAAGTATCTGCAAAAGCGCGCCGGCGAAACCTTCGAGATGGCGTTTCTGGTCAATGCCATGGGCCAAGAGGGCCCAATCCGACTCAACCTCGACGCCGTGCGCACCGCCTCCAAGACGGGTGGCCGGCTCCGCGATGTGCAGCAGCGCATGGCCGCAGCCCTGCGCCTGGTGCGCGAGGCGCTTTTCAGCATGCACAAGGCGGCCGAGGAAGTGGGCCACACCAGCGGCGAGCTGCTGTCACGCACCGACCGCACAGCCAATGGGCTGAAAGACGCGGCCATGAGCCTGGAGCAAATCACCATGATCGTGCAGGCCAGCGCGCAGGCGTCGAAAGAAGCGCTGGAGCTGTCCAAAGCATCGTCGACCATGGCCACTCAGGGCGGCGCGGTGGTGTCGCAAATGGTCAGCACCATGCAGGAGATTGAGCAGTCCTCGCGCAAGATCACCGACATCACGGCGGTGATCGACGCGATTGCCTTTCAGACCAATATCCTGGCCCTGAATGCTGCCGTGGAAGCCGCCCGTGCGGGCGAGCAAGGGCGCGGCTTTGCTGTGGTGGCCAGCGAGGTGCGGCGCTTGGCCGGCCGCTCGGCCGAAGCGGCCAAGGAGATCAAGGGCTTGATCTCGGCCTCGCTGGAAACGGTCGAGCGCGGCGCCAAGCTGGCCGATGAGGCGGGCTCCACCATGGTGGATTTGGTGGCCTCGGTGAAGCGGGTCGGCGATGTCTTCGACAGCCTGACCGCCGACAACTCCGAACATGCCCAAGGCCTGGAGGTGGTGGCCGCCTCGGTCAAAGAGTTGGATGAAGTGACCCGGCAAAATGTCCATGTGGCCGAGCGCTCTGGGGAAATCGCCCATGAACTGCTGGAGCAAGCCGTGGCCCTGGCCGAGGTGCTGAGCACCTTCCGCCTCGGTGACGACGCGGCGGTGGCAGACTTTTTGGTGGCCGCGCAAGCCGCGGTGGCAGCCGCGGCGGCGGCGCGGGCCAGCGTCGCCGCACGGGTGGAGAGCGGGCCTATCCAAAGCCATGCAGGTTCGAATGTGGACTTTTTCTAGAGCTAAACCGTGCCGCCTGAGCGCGACCCAGTCGCTCAGTCAGAGGCAAATCGTGCGCTAGCGCACACTTTGCAACAGGCAGTAAGGGCGCCACGGTTTACAGTGCCGCACTGACGCCCCAGCGCCACACCCCTTCAACTTGGGGCTGGACAGCCCTCAACAAACAGCAAAGACAGAGACTCTTCGTGGAACCCACCCTGGCCGAGCCGCCTCAATCCGCCCTCTCGGGCGTAGCACGCATGCTGGTGCATGCGGGCAAGCTGCCGCAAAAGCAGGCCGAGGAGCTGATGCGGCAGGCTCGCGAGAAGAAGACCAGCTTCGTCAATGCGGTCATCGCGGCGGGCACGCTCAGCTCGGCCGAGCTGGCGCACACCTTGTCAACAGCGCTGTCGCTGCCGCTGCTGGACATCAGCGCCATGGATGTGCAGCGCATGCCGCGCGACATCGTCGACACCAAGCTAGCCCAGCAGTACCAGATCGTGGTGCTGGGCCGACGCGGCAACCGGCTCTTCATCGGCGGCGCCGACCCGACCGATCAGGACGTGGTCGAGCGCATCAAGTTCGCCACCCAACTCAGCCCCGAATGGGTGATCGTCGAGCACGACAAGCTCAGCCGCATGCTGCAGGGTTCGGCCGCCAGCGCCAGCGAGGCGCTAGACCAACTCGCCGGCGGCGATTTTGAGTTCGACATCACCGACGAGGAAAACGCGCCCCCGCAAGAAGCCGCCGAATTGGCCGATGTGGAAGACGCGCCGGTGGTGCGCTTCCTGCAGAAAATGTTGGTGGACGCCATCAATCTGCGCGCCTCGGACTTGCATTTCGAGCCCTACGAGTTCCATTACCGCGTGCGCTTCCGGGTCGACGGAGAGCTGCGCGAAATCACCCAACCGCCCATTGCCATCAAGGACAAGCTGGCCTCGCGCATCAAGGTGCTGTCGCGCCTGGACATCGCCGAGCGCCGCATCCCGCAAGATGGACGCATGAAGCTCAAGTTCGGCGCCAAGGCGATCGACTTCCGGATCTCCACCTTGCCGACCCTGTTCGGCGAGAAGATCGTGATCCGTATTCTTGACCCGTCCTCCGCCAAGCTGGGCATTGACGCCCTGGGCTACGAGAAGATTGAGAAAGACCGCTTGCTGGCCGCCATCGCGCGGCCCTACGGCATGGTGCTGGTCACCGGCCCGACCGGTTCGGGCAAGACAGTGTCGCTGTACACCTGCTTGAACATCCTGAACCAGCCGGGCGTCAACATATCTACCGTCGAAGATCCGGCCGAAATCAACTTGCCTGGCATCAACCAGGTGAACGTGAATGACAAGGCCGGCCTGGGCTTCTCGGCAGCGCTGAAGTCCTTCCTGCGCCAGGATCCCGACATCATCATGGTCGGTGAAATTCGCGACCTGGAGACAGCCGATATCGCCATCAAGGCCGCGCAAACCGGCCATATGGTGATGTCCACCCTGCACACCAATGACGCACCCAAGACGCTCAGCCGTTTGCTGAATATGGGCGTGGCGCCCTTCAACATCGCCTCCAGCGTCTTGCTGATCACGGCCCAGCGCCTGGTGCGGCGGCTGTGCGAAAACTGCAAGGCGCCGGCCGAATATCCGCGCGACGCTTTACTGCGCGCCGGATTTGCCGAAGAAGAGTTGGATGGTTCGTGGAAGCAGTACCGCGCCGTGGGCTGCGCCAATTGCACCAATGGCTACCGCGGTCGGGTTGGCCTCTACCAAGTCATGCCCATCACCGAGCCGATCCAGCGCATCATCCTGGCCGAAGGCTCGGCCATGGACATCGCTGTACAAGCCCAGCAAGAAGGCGTGCGCGACTTGCGGCAGTTCGGCTTGGTCAAGGTGCGCGCGGGCGTGACCACCCTGGAAGAAGTGCTTGCCGCAACAAATGAATAATTCGAACCGCAACAGGCATTGCGGTTCCCGGAGGTGATATGGCGACATCGACAACAACAGCGGCCAAACGAACGAGTGAGTTCACCTATGAGTGGGAGGGCAAGGACCGCAATGGCAAACTGGTCCGCGGGGAAATCCGCGCCGGTGGCGAGGCCATGGTCAGCGCCCAGCTGCGCCGCCAGGGCATTCTGGTCAACAAGGTCAAGAAGCGCCGCGTCAGCGGTGGCAAGTCGATCACGCAAAAAGACATTGCCGTCTTCACGCGCCAACTGGCCACCATGATGCGCGCCGGTGTGCCCTTGCTGCAGTCCTTCGAGATCGTCGGCCGAGGCAGCACCAACCCGCGCCTGACTCGCCTGCTCAACGACATCCGCGGCGATGTGGAAACAGGCACCAGCTTGTCCACCTCCTTGCGCAAGCATCCGATGTACTTCGACGCGCTGTACTGCAATCTGGTCGAAGCCGGTGAAGCCGCCGGTATCTTGGAAGCGCTGCTGGACCGCTTGGCCATCTACCAAGAAAAAACGGTGGCATTGAAGAACAAGATCAAGTCAGCGCTGACCTACCCCATCGGCGTCTTGGTCGTGGCCTTCGTCGTGGTGGCCGTGATCATGATCTTCGTGGTGCCTGCGTTTGAGGATGTGTTCAAGTCCTTCGGCGCCGAACTGCCCGCGCCGACGATGATGGTGATCGCCATGTCGAAGTTCTTCGTCTCCTACTGGTGGGCGATCTTCAGCACCATCGGCGGCGGCATCTACTTCTTCATCCAGTCCTGGAAGCGCTCGGTCAATATGCAAAAA is a window of Paucibacter sp. KCTC 42545 DNA encoding:
- a CDS encoding response regulator transcription factor — encoded protein: MKKILIVEDQEEIRELIRVTLEFDDYDIQEAPNGDEGLRKAASFRPDLILLDVMMPGGLNGLQVCQRIKSDAALKRTKVILLTARGQEADRQAGLQAGADEYLIKPFSPLELMKVIGKVIR
- a CDS encoding methyl-accepting chemotaxis protein, with product MNNPALLNSNRRQDLTMLVVVVVNALLCLGLGFYNQATSLALLVSIPCLIACGLAYHFWGGSLNSRLLLATVLVILVALQLQITKGSSSIHANVYISLCLLLPYCDWRVIAYMGSLLAAHHLGTQALSTADYPLYVHATGERWGHFADLGFLLVLCAFLINAAKYLQKRAGETFEMAFLVNAMGQEGPIRLNLDAVRTASKTGGRLRDVQQRMAAALRLVREALFSMHKAAEEVGHTSGELLSRTDRTANGLKDAAMSLEQITMIVQASAQASKEALELSKASSTMATQGGAVVSQMVSTMQEIEQSSRKITDITAVIDAIAFQTNILALNAAVEAARAGEQGRGFAVVASEVRRLAGRSAEAAKEIKGLISASLETVERGAKLADEAGSTMVDLVASVKRVGDVFDSLTADNSEHAQGLEVVAASVKELDEVTRQNVHVAERSGEIAHELLEQAVALAEVLSTFRLGDDAAVADFLVAAQAAVAAAAAARASVAARVESGPIQSHAGSNVDFF
- the pilB gene encoding type IV-A pilus assembly ATPase PilB; this translates as MLVHAGKLPQKQAEELMRQAREKKTSFVNAVIAAGTLSSAELAHTLSTALSLPLLDISAMDVQRMPRDIVDTKLAQQYQIVVLGRRGNRLFIGGADPTDQDVVERIKFATQLSPEWVIVEHDKLSRMLQGSAASASEALDQLAGGDFEFDITDEENAPPQEAAELADVEDAPVVRFLQKMLVDAINLRASDLHFEPYEFHYRVRFRVDGELREITQPPIAIKDKLASRIKVLSRLDIAERRIPQDGRMKLKFGAKAIDFRISTLPTLFGEKIVIRILDPSSAKLGIDALGYEKIEKDRLLAAIARPYGMVLVTGPTGSGKTVSLYTCLNILNQPGVNISTVEDPAEINLPGINQVNVNDKAGLGFSAALKSFLRQDPDIIMVGEIRDLETADIAIKAAQTGHMVMSTLHTNDAPKTLSRLLNMGVAPFNIASSVLLITAQRLVRRLCENCKAPAEYPRDALLRAGFAEEELDGSWKQYRAVGCANCTNGYRGRVGLYQVMPITEPIQRIILAEGSAMDIAVQAQQEGVRDLRQFGLVKVRAGVTTLEEVLAATNE
- a CDS encoding type II secretion system F family protein — translated: MATSTTTAAKRTSEFTYEWEGKDRNGKLVRGEIRAGGEAMVSAQLRRQGILVNKVKKRRVSGGKSITQKDIAVFTRQLATMMRAGVPLLQSFEIVGRGSTNPRLTRLLNDIRGDVETGTSLSTSLRKHPMYFDALYCNLVEAGEAAGILEALLDRLAIYQEKTVALKNKIKSALTYPIGVLVVAFVVVAVIMIFVVPAFEDVFKSFGAELPAPTMMVIAMSKFFVSYWWAIFSTIGGGIYFFIQSWKRSVNMQKAMDRLLLKIPVFGDLLYKSAVARWTRTLSTMFAAGVPLVEALDSVGGAAGNAVFAEATEKIQRDVSTGTALTTSMTATGIFPTMVLQMAAIGEESGSLDHMLSKSAEFYEDEVDEAVKALSSLMEPFIIVILGTIIGGIVVAMYLPIFKLGQVV